One Dromiciops gliroides isolate mDroGli1 chromosome 3, mDroGli1.pri, whole genome shotgun sequence DNA segment encodes these proteins:
- the GPR149 gene encoding probable G-protein coupled receptor 149 isoform X2 has product MSLIPSNFSINGTNPGMESPMKDPTPSRPRTLTVFFLCLTFMMTITALVGSIYSLVCLLKMPNKTVLSMMVASWSVDDLISVLPMTIFLFLQWPKDSPGDSQALCATSAFLYLFQGISSNLKASVIVCYNFYTLHRSAASPGTGSQPRALLVALLTIWVASLLICTHPLWGWGAFDRTPWGCLADRNSSLLILVVYSLSFCVLAGFSVPLTYQLLCSDQLPGFQVNYQEISRGGGFTPCTPPSGGSALPATPEDPRTPTGQFYRGPGSTLSSEAAFGLPPPAGRGPRTGAEAGAEAGARDFRGPGLETRGVQRSNRSFTVSMAQKRFSLILALTKVVLWLPMMIHMVSRHTPEFQSLPFELFCFLLTTLAATVTPVFVLSERWTHLPCGCIINCPRNAYAVASEETKTKSKGFEFNLSFQHSYGIYKIAHDNHYDEDDDENSIAYRNLMDYENETLRDTQKDTSNFLHAIKVEFSTISSPDSSKLPDNNKSTNTVSIETKQDSDRDKTIEQVLNDKTEVFVTEDARNFEKSTFLEGPERRLSHEESHKPELSDWEWCRSKSERTPRQVLCKLYQLGLSDLVVLSLFLCVHFKGLCLCMPPQGRLCLSPPMR; this is encoded by the exons ATGTCTCTAATCCCCAGTAACTTTTCCATAAATGGGACAAATCCAGGGATGGAAAGTCCTATGAAGGACCCGACTCCCAGCCGACCAAGAACTTTAACTGTCTTCTTCCTCTGCTTAACGTTTATGATGACCATCACAGCGCTAGTGGGAAGCATTTATTCCTTAGTTTGCCTGCTTAAAATGCCCAACAAAACCGTGCTATCGATGATGGTAGCTTCTTGGTCAGTGGATGACCTGATCAGTGTCCTGCCCATGACCATCTTTCTGTTCCTGCAGTGGCCAAAAGACAGTCCCGGGGACTCCCAAGCGCTGTGCGCCACGTCGGCCTTCCTCTACCTGTTCCAGGGTATCTCCAGCAATCTCAAGGCGTCCGTTATAGTTTGCTACAACTTTTACACGCTGCACAGAAGTGCGGCGAGCCCCGGGACGGGCAGCCAGCCCCGCGCTCTGCTCGTCGCCCTGCTCACCATCTGGGTGGCTAGCCTGCTCATCTGCACTCACCCCCTCTGGGGCTGGGGTGCCTTCGACCGCACGCCTTGGGGGTGCCTGGCGGACCGGAACAGCTCCCTATTGATCTTGGTAGTCTATTCGCTCAGCTTTTGTGTTCTGGCTGGATTCTCCGTCCCTCTCACTTACCAGCTGTTGTGCTCCGACCAGCTGCCTGGATTTCAAGTCAATTACCAGGAAATCTCTAGAGGAGGAGGCTTCACGCCGTGCACCCCTCCGTCCGGGGGCAGTGCCCTCCCCGCAACCCCCGAGGATCCCCGGACCCCAACAGGGCAGTTCTACAGGGGACCAGGGAGCACCCTGAGCTCGGAGGCTGCCTTCGGACTGCCTCCGCCGGCAGGGCGGGGACCCAGGACAGGGGCCGAGGCAGGGGCCGAGGCAGGGGCCAGAGATTTCAGGGGGCCTGGACTGGAGACCCGGGGCGTGCAGCGCAGCAACCGGAGCTTCACTGTGAGCATGGCCCAGAAGCGATTCTCCTTGATTCTGGCGCTGACCAAGGTCGTCCTTTGGCTTCCAATGATg ATCCACATGGTGTCTCGGCACACCCCGGAGTTCCAGAGCCTCCCTTTCGAACTTTTCTGCTTTCTGCTGACCACCCTGGCGGCCACCGTGACCCCAGTGTTCGTCTTGTCCGAACGCTGGACCCACCTGCCCTGTGGCTGCATCATTAACTGCCCGAGGAACGCTTACGCTGTGGCTTCTGAGGAGACCAAAA ctAAAAGTAAAGGCTTTGAATTCAACTTATCATTCCAACACAGTTATGGCATTTATAAGATTGCCCATGACAATCattatgatgaagatgatgatgaaaacTCCATAGCATATCGCAACTTGATGGACTATGAGAACGAAACCCTAAGAGACACACAGAAGGATACCAGCAACTTTCTTCATGCCATAAAAGTAGAATTCAGCACCATATCTTCTCCGGACAGCTCCAAGCTGCCAGATAACAACAAAAGCACAAATACAGTTAGCATTGAGACAAAGCAGGATTCTGACAGAGACAAGACCATTGAGCAGGTGTTAAATGACAAGACAGAAGTATTTGTAACAGAAGATGCCAGAAACTTTGAAAAATCTACCTTTTTGGAAGGGCCAGAAAGAAGGCTTTCCCATGAGGAGAGTCACAAACCAGAGCTTTCAGACTGGGAGTGGTGCAGAAGCAAATCTGAAAGGACTCCTCGTCAG